The genomic segment TACAGGACTGAAATGACTAAAGGCGCCTTATTACTTTTATCTTGATTCAGTTTTCAGGGCATTTCATCAGCGCCTGGCGGCAGGCTGACCTTCCCCGTGCTCTGCGCGGCCGGGGAGGGACAAAGCCGGCCGGGGCTCCCGCGCTCCGAGCGGAATCTCCCAAAGTTTGTTTCAGCCGCTCCAGAGCTCGGAGAAACCCTGCACGACGCGCAGCGGCCGCCGGCTCGGCCGCCAGATTCCTCGGCCCCAGGCTcgcccctctctcccccaggccCCGTGTTTAATTAGGTGCCGGCGCAGCCGAGAGTGCAGCCGGGAGCGCAGCCGGGCTGAGGGCGCAGCgacccgccgccccccggccccggccgcatCCTTCGGGGGGGAGCGTAAATTAGTTAGGTTTCCTATTTCCTAATTCCTGTTTAAAGGGGGGGGCgggagagaggaagaacaaGTTATTAATCGCAGCCGAGCCCTCTCTGTTTTCCAAGGCTGTCTAACATTTGTAAATACTTATGCTGTGGCTGGTCCCCTCCTTCCTGGTTAAGTTGTTTAGTATGTCGGTTATTTGTACTGAGTCCCGGTCTGTGTTGTGTCTGATGTGTTGTCGTTGCAATGTGCAGCCAGGGTGACACTGATGGATGCGCCAATGGTGAGACGGACAGATGTTAGGGCGGATCTAGCGGCATGCACCGCCACAGCGGCgcagcccgcccgcccgcgcaaggctgcccgccgccgccgcgccccgcgcccGTCCGGCTGCCGGCGCACGCTCACACGCACACACTCGCACATGCACggacacacacgcacacagaggggcttttttggggagggggggacgtCTCAGTGTCGTCTCTTAAGCAGATCTGATCGCTCCTTCTGTGGGCAGATACTGTAACTGTGAGGAGCGACCAGCCAGTATCAATGAGACGGAACTGAGCGAATTTGGCAGCAGAAGCGGCAACTGACAACTCACCATTTTCTTGTTTGCAAGAAATGTTTCGTTTTCCCCAACAGTAGCAATTTCCCGGGGACTTTAGGCGActgcgatttttttttttcatcctaaagaacagcttaaaaaaaatcaactcacAACAATaataatcaaaaaaaaaaaaaatcccaaaccttcTCCACCATTCACGTAAAGTGTTTGAATTTCCTGCAACTTGAAATGGAAAGCAAGAGCAAAAGAGCGGCACGGCGGCTTTATAAGATGTGAAGACGCAACAACATCTGCACTTAGTCAGGTATTTGGAATTATCCCAAATCTCGAAGAATGGGGGCGAGTGGAGAGTTTTTTGATCTTACCGTAAAAGTGAgatcatccttttttttttttctccccgtgaacttaaaaaaaaaaaaaaaatcgctaggttttttgtgttgtccccccccccccttcactCCTCCCGAGCAAAGGCGGCCTCCGGCAGCAGGCGCGGCGGGGGCGCGAGGCCGCCGCGCCCAGGGGCGCCGCGCGGCGGAGGCGGGTGGGCGGCCGGGGTGACGGGCCCCcgcgcgccccccgccccgcaccgccccgcgccgcgcccccagccccgcaccgccccggcccggccctcccctccccgctggtgcgcggccccgccgcccagGGATGCGCAATCAAACCCGCAGCACATCGATCCGCCGGCGCTCGCTGAACTGCGCGCGGCGGCTCGCCAGTGAACttggaccaaaaaaaaacccccaaaccccaaaaaactaaaaagagaggaggaaaaagaaaccctaaaaagggaaagagagggaaaagtgaTCTTCCTCGAAAAGCCGGGCGCGCGCGGGGCGTGGGAGGGCGCGGCCGCTGCCCGTCCGCCGGCGGCTCCGCGGGGCAGGGCGCAGGGGCTCGGCCGGCCCAGGCGCCGCCGTTAACGGCCGCCGGCCGGAGCGGCCCCGCGGTCGCCGACAGCCCGCCCGGCCTCGGGCGAGAAGCGGAGCTCGGGCGGCTGTGGCGCCAGCCAGGTGGGAGCCGGAGGGCTGGATGTGTGCCGGCGGGCGGCCAGCTGCCCGGCGCGCCGGTGAgtggggccgggcgggcggcgcgggagcccgggccgccgccgctgTCACCTCGCGGGGCGGCCGGGCTCCGTGGGGACGGGGCTCaagcggcgggggcggggggccaGGCCCCCctcgccggggcgggggggcggcgggagggtcCCCTACCCCGCTGTGGCGGGGATGGCTGGGAGGGGGGGACTCCGGCGGGGAGCGGGTGTGCGTGGGGGCGGAAAGGGAAGGGCTgccggcggggagcggagcgggctgCCCTGCCGTGCCCTGCCCGGGGGCGTCCGGCGGGCAGAGCAGAGCCCCTCCGCCGCTGTGGGCTGCTGAGgagggcggcgggaggggcgcCCTACCGCCGCCCCGGGCGGACCCTTTAGCCGCCGCCGTGGCTGTGCCCGGGGTCCGGCGGCGCGATACGCAAAGAGTTAAGGTGCCGTCCGGGGCGGGAGGCGGTGGGAGCACGGTGCCCCTCTTCTCTTTGCGGACTAGTTTGAGTGACACTGCGATCATCTCGTTTCCCTTCAAGCTTCGCCTgttgccgccgccgccgccgctccagCGCCGAGCCGGGAGCCGGGGAGTGGAGAGCGCAGGCTGAGGCTCCGCCGACTCCTGCCAAGAAATCCCCTGTCTTTATGCCGTGATCTCCCAGCCCGGGCAAGCACCGGGGGcgcagggtggggtgggggggactgcgggctctccccagccctcccgcCCGCACACCTCTTCGGGGggcttcccctcctccttcctccgGGGCGATTTGTCAAACTTCCCCCctcttctgccagcagcagcagcagcagcagggctgtccTCTCCTCTGTGCcgcctcctccgccgccgccgccgcctcctcggCATCGTGTatgcacagcaacaaaaaatatATCCCCAACCCAGCCCTCGAGCCGAGACTGGAGCACCTCACCGGATCTCTGGGGCTAAAGCAACTCTTCCCACCCCCGCGCCCaggcagcccccccccgccggcgcCGGCGGCCGCAGGAGCTCAGCATGCCGAGGAGGAAGCAGCAAGCGCCCCGGCGCGCAGCAGGTACGAGAGCCGCCTTGCCCGGCCGTTTGTTTCTCGCCTCGCTTTCCTCCGTCTCTTTCATAACCGCTTCCCACAAGGCTGAACCCGTCGGTCTGTACCGGGCTCCGTCCCTGCCCCATTTCCCGCGATCGCACGCTGCATGCCGTGGATTTTGCAGAGCAACTCCTGGTCTGGAGGCGGGaggtgtattttattttattttttaccttgGGGTGCACGAGTGGGGGCGCATGAAAGCCCTTTCTCTACTTTGGTACCCACTTTGATTTATTCCTAACTCTGCCATCGCTCGGCTCAGTTCTGGGGGCAGCACTTTGTGAAAGCCGGGCGGGTGTGTGCAGGCACATGCTACATGGACACGTATGATCTGTGTGACTctaggggtggggaaggaggcgAGTTTTGTTCATTTCCAGCCCATACTTTGGCACCTAGTTCGCTTCTCTCCCTTGTAGTCCTCGTTCcttctccatccccttccctcACGTGCAAATGGTTTGTGAAAGCCAGTGAAAACACTCTTctcaattttactttttctctgtaaaaagaGGTAGGATATGTACAAATACATGGCACGCTGTGACTGGAGTGGTGGGGACAAAGTGATTTGGAGGGTCCGAGGCATTACTTGGAGATCCAAGCTCAGAACTGGCTCCTTTGCTcaacttttatctttttctctcttccccttgtACTGCACTGAAGGTGTCTCTTCTGGACAGACAGACCCACCTAGTTGGTCACTTTCTTTGGCAACCTTTTCTGTTAATCCTATTGATTTCTTATTTATAAGTCCACATGAGAAGCTGCAAAGGAAAccaaggggggggggaagggtcTGTGTGTTGTCAGGTGACTGGCAAATGTTTCTGATAGTGCATTTACAATTGCctccattattttatttttttctttttaggaataCTTTTCAAGGCATGTTTTCAATGAggtattttgtttatttgttttgttttccttatgcCAGAAGTGTCAATTCCTGTTAAACTTCAGCAGTATTTATTGGAAAAGCCAAAGTGAAaagaagacagtaaaaaaaaaaaagaaaagccccaCATAATTTTACAGTAATCCTTAGTTGGGGATATGTGGGCTGGAAAAGGTTTCCTTGGCCTGTTGCCATCCTTGATTTGATGGCTGATTGATCACCTGTCATCTGGCTGCCTTTGATCTATTCATTCCCGATAAACATCAATAAATCACTTGCCATGGTAACGCCAGACTCAGTGACGTCACATGTGGCCTGTCAACTCTCTGTCAGCGCAACTTCAGGGGCTCCTGGCTAGATGTGCCACATAGCCACATGGATGAGGGTTTCCAGAGGCATGGGGCTGGCTTAGGTGGAGGAGCAGGATCGGGTTTGGTTAGGGACAGATTTGGGAGATTGTAATTTGTCTTGTACAAAGGAAGGCTGTGTACCAAGAGGCCGGGTGTAGAAGTTTTTCAGAGTCTCTGGCAGCATTATTGGTAGTGCATTTGTAGTTGTGCTTACAACAACTTGAAGCAGGTAGTCCTGTAACTTGGCAGGGTGTCGTCAGAAATCGGGCATTCAAAAATGTGCCAGTGCTTTCATGCTGTCTGACAACTTCTTCTCAGAGTGGTGTGGTTTGAATTTAGTAAACAGCAAGGGATTCAAGGAGTATTACAAATTGTAAATAACTATGTCCAcgtttcctttcttctcttctttgaCATATACGTGCATTCATCTACTACTTTAGAAATAGAGAAATAGACTTTCCAGCAGTTTTACTCCACATACTAATAGCCTGAAAGTTTGGAAAGTCTTGCAGTACGGCAGTGATACGATCTAGCAAACAATGTCATAGCCAAATAGCTCACcataatattttgcatttctggcCTACACCATCAAATGACACCtttcaaataaattagaaaGGCGAACTTTTCTTAATACtttggaaattttattttgcaacatGAGTTTAGTTCTGCAAAATCTAGCTCTTTCAAGTATCTGACACATTCAGCTGTGCTCTCTGTAGgctggagaaaaatatttctgctctaAACACACATTCTGAGgtatctttctctctctgtcgctctctccctcctttctcaaGTGAATCATCTGTGATGTGTGATCTATCTTTCATATTTAGCAGAAGTGTAATCTCTTTAAACTTTTAGCTTTTTGATAGCCACATTAAACATTTAGTATTGTGTACAATTGCTTCccactgaaatgctgttttattgGTCACATTGGAAATGTTACTTTTTCTAATGGCAGTAAAAgcagaggcttttttttaacatcttaaAAAACAGCTaagaagttgggtttttttaacaggttAGTTAAGAAATATTCATTACAAAAACTTGACTGCAGGACTAATAGGAGATGGAAGAATGGTTTTGCTCTATCAAAATGACCCGTCAAAACGACTTTGTTTCATATTTGATTTAATTGTCTCTCTCCTGACAGGCACATTCATCAATAGCTTAATGGTCAATCAGAAGTTGGCAGAGTGAGTGCTTTCATTCTTTCCCATACACTAGCTTTGGCTTTACTTTATCAAAATGCCTCTGCCTAATGGATATGGGGGATGTAGGATGACTGAAGGACTACTTATTTGAGAAGAGTGgaaaaacaagaacatttttGCTGCTGATAAGTGCATGAAGATAAATAAGTGAGCTGTATgaggtgttttattttaagacagaagaaacttggatttttttttctcctttttggctTCAGAGCTGTGAGTTACAAGGTTCATGACTGCTTTTGTGGCATACTGAGAGTGATGACAAATTGATTGCTGGGtactgagagagaaaaaaaggtggtggtggtgggagaaTTAAAGATGTCTGCTGATTGGTAACTCAGGAAATCCAGTCCCCAGCAACCTTGAGAATACTcgagaatttttttttctccaaactgaAAGGTCCGCTCAgccataaaaaaagaaaagttgttttGCCAGCTTCATTAGTGTTCACCTAATTAGCTGTAAACCTGATGGATTCCTGACAGCTTTAATGATTGGAGATGACAAGCTCCACGCAGTGTCATCCAGCAGAATTAGGTTTGCAGCTAGTTTGATGTAATCAAGTTGATATTACACAGTCCTGGTTGCCTTTAGTTGTGCATTAACTCAATTTTCTGCTGCAGGTGACAAATGGGCTTTGGTACCTGGATAATCATGTCATAGGAATTAGGGCCCTTTTAATGGTCTGGAGTAGAATAACAACAAAGAActctcagcagcacagagctcgCAGACATAACAGACAGGTGCACAAATTCTTTATGTCTAGCCCAAGTGTTAAAACCACACTGTGGAAGACTAAAGCTGTCTCTGAGAATCAAGAATCTGGAAAAATTATAAATTCAGTTTGTTTGATTTGAGACTGAGGTTAATTTATAATAGATAAATTTGGGAAGAAGAGTCAGGGATTACAGTTTTATTCCTCACCTGTTAAAGCATGAAGATGGTCAGAATTGCTGCTCCAATGACTTCTGTCATTTAAGTCAGAAGGAAGAAGGTACTTAACTGGTTAGAGGCTACTGTCTAGGAAAGCTAAGATACCGTATTAATAGAGGCCAATCTTGTTCATGCAAACAGTAATTATCTATGCTGAAATTATAGCTTTCACTCGCAGCTTTTTTAGAAACCTATTTAAAAGATCAAGAAAATGTACTTCCTACGGACAGAAACGACTTTGTACATATTTTGTATACATATAAAGCTCTTCTGAGGAGGGATTGGGAACTAATGATTTGTTGGAaagtaatttactttttttttttctaaattgatTAAAACAATTATTGTTTTTTTAGCACCAGACAACCAAACTGGGTTTTCAAccctctggaaagaaaacaaaacaaacaaacttggGCCCATGGTGTTCTGGTTTTTTGGTGCCCCCCCATCCAGCCCCCCGTATGTAGTACAGTTTAAATCCCAGAGATAGCTGTATACTTTTTGGGCTCTTCAGAACTTCAGTGCTTACATTCAAAAGGTGCACATGGTCTGTGTGAATACTGAAACACATTAAATCGATTTTTCAGGCATGCGGAGCACTTCTACTTTTCAGGAACTTCAGTGCTCTTGCTAGTTATCAGCACCTCCAGAGCGAGGCTGGGAGTGCACCACAGAAATACGGGTGCAAGACTGCATGCAGGTTGTGCAGCCAGATTTCCAGGCAGCTCCGACTTCAGGAAGTTGAATGCTTACTTTAATTTATGGGAATTGCTTGCAACTACATACATACCCCAAAAGTAAATGTAGCAATAAAGTAGACTACCTATAAAGGTACTTGCAGTGTCAGCCCTTGGTATGTTATTTGCCTCCAAACCTGCCACATATTTCTCTGTTGGACAGAGATTCTTCCTAGCAGCAAGCTGACAAAATGATTAGTTATGGctgtcctctgcttttttttttttcccagcaaagtGTGAGGaacaatacaaaaaaagaaaaaagggacataaatataaaaaggcCTGATAGATTCCCCTGAATATCTgtctggaaaacagaattttccagAATCAGCTGCCATTTCTCCCATTAGCTTGACAGCTGTCAATTAGGGCTTCAGTGCTCTCCTGGGCCACAGTTTATTGCGTGCGGTTGATGTTGTCATTTTGTTCTCGGTTTTGCCTTGAGCACTATCATGAGCAGGAGTGAAATAGTCAATAACTGATGTATCAGCAGTTATTTCTTAAATTGGCTTACAAGtctgcatttttcctctttttactAAAGATTGTTTTGTAAAGTGATTAGAATGAATTGTGACTGCTGCAGGGTTATGGGAAATGCAGTGAAGCTAGGGTGAGTTAGCAGAATTAGAGAGGGTCCTTTTTGTCAGCCCTGCTTCCAGGATTAGTAGAAACTATATAGAAAAGATCACCTTCAGGGTGAAGTGTGGGGTAAATTTTTAAGTGTGTTACATGCATGCTTATGTAGAAACATATGGTGGTACAGAGTGAATGAAAAAATTTGCCAGGACATGAAGTAACCTTACATGTTATCTTTCTGAACAAACCTTGGCACTGCTAGTTTTACAGTGTAATAATCCGTATTTTAATCCAATGTCATGACTGTTTCCTAGCGAACGCAAATACAGATTGTCAGATTTTAATACAGCCCTATTTACAGGTGCTGGTAGTAGATCAAGTATTAAGATGCCTGAAATGTTGCATTGTCAAGTAAgagtgtatgtatatgtatggTTATGATACAACACCGAAAATAACATAGTTGCAGAGCAATCTGTTTGTACTTTATCTATGAAATACTTTATTTACTATCATTTACTAAACAGCCTACTTCAGGTGTTggtgtctgatttttttttttccttctgtgtgtgtttggtttttttatgtgtgggttttttttgttgttttttcttttgtaaatttaGTTACGCCCAAATTGTGGTTTATCAGCCTtaagttaaaaatgaaaggtgAATACAATATATTGTATTTGGTAACAATGATATGGACTGGTACATCCAGACAGATAATATGCAGTTGTAATTAGACTGAATAGACaggcattcatttttaaattctttgacACATGCATAAAATAGTCATATAATAAGATAAGATGACAATTTTATGTTAGGTTGATAAAGTGTCCCGATACATGCATTTAAATGTCTGTAAGCCTTTTTTTATCCAGACAGATTAATTCTAGTTTCCAGCATTTGCAGTTAGacatcaaattaattttaaaaatcccactaAACAATGGATGCGttggctttttgtgtgtgtgtgtgtgattacGTAAAGCACGAGGATAGAGAAAATTTATGCAATTGATTTTTCTTgatttcaacatttttaaaaaaatgcatgaaaattgGCTCAAAGGATTTAAAGCACAGTCCACGAGAGACTGTATTCTAGTTTTCTTATGTACCTATAATAATGCAGAATAGAACATTGTCAGAGCTTGAAATTGTTTGTTACCATTTTCATAAAAAGAACTGTGAGAGTTGAAATAAGTAGGGCTTAATTTCAGAGACTCTGAGATCCATCCTACTGCATTTTCCTGATTTTGCTCCTGAAAGATATTTTGGTCATCTCAGTAGAGAGCCAATCTGCAGAATTTAAACACTTCTCATTGCAAGCATCAACTTTAAGATATTTCTTAGAAAATGTTCAAAGGTGGAttttgtttccccccccccgcccgggggcagagggagagtgGGGAAGGAGTTCAGAAGATCataaaatatctgaaagctCTTTGCCAATGCTATTACCTGGCTTGTTCGTGCAGTGAAAGTGCGACTCCTCAAGAATAATCTAAGTTCGTATTTTAGActtaattataaattattaattaattctGTCAGGACACATGTTATTAATTGTGACtctcttttcttcattcagaACAGCTGTTTGGAATCGTGTAAGTTCAGTGTATTTCTTGGTGTGGGAGTTTACCAATGAAGAGCTCTCCATTCACAGCCTGCCTTACCTTTACCTCCCATCCTCTTCATACTGGGGATTACTGCTAAATAGCTAGGCTAAACTTGACATCGCCTGGAATAAATACAAGTTTTGAAGTGATTAGTGTGCTCACAATTAGCAAAATTTTTGCGGAGGTGATTTTTAGGTCCTGTCCAtaaataatttgtgttttaGCAAGACTGTATGGTGGTGGGGAGGTCAAAAGGGCACTGACCGAGCTCTAGCGGGGGGGAAGCAAAGCAGTTTTCATGCCCGTCTGCCAAACTCCCACCAAACTTAACACATTAGCATAAAGGAAAGAGCTGTTTTATTATTCGTTTGGAATGattcaaattaatttacttttgatATTTCCATCATTAAATTGAGCCCTCTGTTTCAGTTTCGTATGTATTCTTTGCGGAATGCATGTTGCATAAAATAGGCAATTTTTAATGAACAATTTAATGTAAATGGtttctgaatttaaattaatattaatgaagCTTTGagtgaatttattttgcatacGTAAAGGCTTGTAACTCTTTCACCCATACACTCTTGTCTTTATGTACTAACACATTGGTTAGGTGAATTGGGTAGTTTCCATATTTCGTGATTAAAAAACTTTAGTGGATTTTACATGGATATTTTTGCTAGTGCAGCTTTACGCAGGTTAGTATCTCTATTAAAAATGTATCCACCTTTACATTCAGATTTTTGTAGTTAACATTTTACAGTGTTAACCCTGCCGTTTCTACATATTTCTTTCTACTTTGGCTTCGCCTTTATGCttagagaaaaaattattccaacAATAGTCACCACAGTcaagatgttttctttctttggcttACCTCTAATGCATTATGTATTTAGGAATGATGGGATGTTCTATAATTAATTCTGTTAGATGTAATTGCTATAATCACTTTGATGCTACACATAATAAAAGTAATATGGTaagcatatgaaaaaatataaacaccTTATTGTAACACtttatgtaaaattattttttaaatcttgtttaGAGCGGAACCTCCGCTTTCATATTTTGTCAGGgctaacatttattttaaagtacattGCTTAGGAAATGAATGAATTTTAGATATTGAAAAGATTTTGACTGGCAGGTTGTCTTATATGTGTGTGCGTATATCTCTGATCCTGCGCTGTTAAAGATGTAGTTCATTAAGAAGCCAATCTTCAGCATTGCTACAAGTGACGCGTAAATATCACCGTGTATCTCTTGCAATAGGAGACAAATTTGTACATTGTATTAAAATCTAGTGCATAATAAATAACACAGAAATGAAGTTGTACAGTGGAAAGCTTCTTTGTAGCGCAAAATTATGGGAAATATAAAATGTATGAAGGGTAGCATGTAACTAGAGAGGGCGTTTTTCAAGCATAGTcccaaatggggaaaaaactaCAGAAGGGgattctcccccctccccccccttttttttttttaacaggtagCTTTGAGTTATTGTTTGCAAACACAGTTTTTGATagagagaggaaatgaaaaaaatatgtgcagTGGCTTAAGCTGTGTAGCTGATATCCTTGATTCTGtaacaaaaatgttaatatgGCTGTAGTTCTTAATTAGTTGCACACCATACTTAATGCTGTAAAGGTTACTTGGTTTTATGGTCCAGCTTCATCTATGAATTTGTATGTTTTCCCCCAAATTTACATTTCCCTCTCCTGTATTTTCTATGCAATTGAATGTGCAAATCATGGTTAAAGTCCAAACTAGAAACAAGATTAGGAAAATACATTTAGCATGGACAAAGAAGAGTGGGTggggggtttttgttggtttttgggtttgttttgattttttttcctctagtgttattttcaaataatgCTGAGTCTTTGCATGGAAAGCAGAAGTATTACATTCAACTTCTGTAAGCTGAACAAACAAACCCTGACCAACCTCTTGCTGAATTGTTCTGGGGAAGAACAGAACAGGGTGCTGTTTCTGAGTACCTCTGGGACTGGGCTCGGTGCCTGCAGTCCTTTTCCTGCTAGGTCAAGCCTGTTGCTGGAGGGCCAGATCTCAGCAGGGGCCTCCTGGAGGCTTGGCGAGGCTGCTGAAGACTGGCAGCCATCAGTCATCCATCTGTGACACAGAGTCTGTTTTTGATGGCAGGGATGATAAAAGGCCTGGGAACTGTATAGGCCCTTGTAATCAGGGCCAGTGCTGACATCCTTCTCAACTTTGacagcttcttccttttctctcttcaccGCCAAGACTGTCtcaactggattttttttttttctctcttgtttcaTGTACTTGATCAGTCTCAGATGctgggaattatttttttctgaagggagGGGGAgtgtttcttttggtttgtgggttggGCAGGTGTGAGAGgaagtctggttttttttttgtttttttttttttgtactgtagGCCTGTTGCTAATTAATGTTCCTCCATAAGATTCTGTCGGAGTTGAGTAATGTTTTTGATCTTTATGCCTGATAACTGCATACTTAATGAGATTTCAAAGCTGTGAGTGCAGCTCCCTACAATTATTGACAGATGCCTTTTCTTTGCCATTGGGTTCAGCTTCATAAATCCTCCTGCAGTAATGAGGTTCAGAAGTGCCACCCTGCCAGTGAGCTAATGAAagagggggggagggagggaacagCTCATGCCTGCctgacacatttttttcctttaaaatttacTATGCAGATGTCAAGCTGTGGGACGATTACTTCAAACATGCTAATTTTTATCTTGCTTTTGTGTCAAGCCTGCATGCCATTTTTGCCCCcccaataataaataaaaatagaaacttcAACCTATTTAAATTTTATCATGGATCATAACTATTGAAGGCTTTGATATATGTGTGGTGTTTTGCAGTTTCCAGTCAGTGGAGCAGTTTTTTGAAATCCGAAGGGCAgagagaggataaaaaaaaaaaaagggggcgggggggaaagcTGCCTCGGCCACACGTCGGCCTGCCCTAACCGTGCACTTGAAACATCAGAGATTTCATTTTAGAGTTCTGAAACTAAATCCTGGTGGAGAATAGCCACACCATGCCAAACAGTCGATTTCCTTTTCAGCAGAGCCATACATCACTGACCCACCCTTCCCTCCCGACAGAATGACATGTGTCATTTATCACACGGGCCCTGCCAGGCAGcgcggggggtgcggggggagctCCCTTTCCAGCACGGCTGTCTTttcccctcagcacagcctggcTACTGCAAGTGCCGGCCGGGGAGAGGGACTGTcggctggggagagggagagcgcCTGTGCTGTGGGGGGAACTGGCAGAGTGACTGAGGAGGTTATGTTCTTTCATAGTATTTGCTAAGTTGCCTTGTTCAACCCCCTGAAGATTTTCccctcctgttttctttctctcttactgtcttttttaaatttcctgtcCCGTCCTgttcaccccccacccccccgccctgccctctcttttttttttttaagtttggcAGTTGGGACAAACTGGCTGACATGTATCATTCAAGCAGCACCAGCTTGCTGGGGGTTGTGTAAATGAATCTGGGAGCTCTTGGTTTCACATGATTCAAACGTGCATTATTGAAGATGGatgttccttaaaaaaagattgATGATGGATATCAGGCTTATAGTGCCATTTATCATTTTGAATATTATTTAGACTTGCTGTGTAAAGCTGTAACTTGAGAGTTGGATGTGCTGGGACAGAATGGAGGCCTCGACGTGCACGTTGTGATTGATGGCTTTGCTCTCTC from the Phalacrocorax aristotelis chromosome 8, bGulAri2.1, whole genome shotgun sequence genome contains:
- the LOC142061006 gene encoding uncharacterized protein LOC142061006, coding for MPRRRRRRRRRRHRGEDSPAAAAAAGRRGGKFDKSPRRKEEGKPPEEESAEPQPALSTPRLPARRWSGGGGGNRRSLKGNEMIAVSLKLVRKEKRGTVLPPPPAPDGTLTLCVSRRRTPGTATAAAKGSARGGGRAPLPPPSSAAHSGGGALLCPPDAPGQGTAGQPAPLPAGSPSLSAPTHTRSPPESPPPSHPRHSGVGDPPAAPPPRRGGPGPPPPPLEPRPHGARPPREVTAAAARAPAPPARPHSPARRAAGRPPAHIQPSGSHLAGATAARAPLLARGRAGCRRPRGRSGRRPLTAAPGPAEPLRPAPRSRRRTGSGRALPRPARARLFEEDHFSLSFPF